One stretch of Amblyraja radiata isolate CabotCenter1 chromosome 9, sAmbRad1.1.pri, whole genome shotgun sequence DNA includes these proteins:
- the isca2 gene encoding iron-sulfur cluster assembly 2 homolog, mitochondrial: protein MVASGLLRRSLLVAAELWWRRRRVPCLSISLQSHPVLLANMTQVVTHPQLLNSQLTRRYFSAGQDTEAKSGLPQDTVSISDSCVKRLQKILDKDEFLRVQVEGGGCSGFQYKFILDKTLNSDDRVIEQDGVCIVIDCDSLEYLKGGTVDYSEELIRSSFQILHNPRAEHGCSCGSSFSIKL, encoded by the exons ATGGTGGCCAGCGGGTTGCTGAGGAGATCCCTGTTAGTTGCTGCTGAAttgtggtggaggaggaggag GGTGCCATGTTTGTCCATTTCCTTGCAGAGCCATCCTGTGTTATTAGCTAACATGACCCAAGTTGTAACCCACCCACAGTTATTAAATTCTCAGTTAACTAGAAGGTACTTTTCAGCTGGTCAAGATACAGAGGCGAAGTCTGGATTACCCCAGGATACCGTGTCAATCAGTGATAGCTGTGTTAAG CGCCTCCAGAAAATCTTGGACAAGGATGAATTCCTGAGGGTACAAGTGGAAGGAGGTGGCTGCTCAGGGTTCCAGTATAAGTTCATACTGGATAAAACACTAAACTCAGATGACag GGTCATTGAACAGGATGGCGTTTGTATTGTCATTGATTGTGACAGTCTGGAGTACCtgaagggaggcacagtggaCTACAGCGAGGAACTGATCCGGAGTTCTTTCCAAATATTGCACAATCCGCGGGCAGAGCACGGATGCTCCTGTGGGAGCTCTTTTTCCATCAAACTCTGA
- the npc2 gene encoding NPC intracellular cholesterol transporter 2 translates to MELGSRLAVGLLLLALCSAQPVKFKDCGSTTGKIIIVDITPCPSLPCILRKGQSYAVNVTFASKTSSQRIVAAVYGIMSGIPIPFNVPNSDGCKSGIQCPIRNNQIYHYLNYLPVKMQYPSVKLVVEWELKDELDRDLFCWRIPVQISS, encoded by the exons ATGGAGCTCGGCTCTCGGCTGGCAGTCGGCCTGCTCCTGTTGGCCCTGTGCTCGGCACAGCCCGTCAAGTTCAAGGACTGCG GATCTACAACTGGAAAAATTATTATAGTGGATATCACACCCTGCCCATCACTGCCATGTATACTCCGCAAAGGACAGTCTTACGCTGTGAATGTGACTTTTGCCAGCA AAACATCAAGTCAAAGAATAGTGGCTGCAGTTTACGGCATTATGAGTGGCATTCCAATTCCATTTAATGTCCCTAATAGTGATGGTTGTAAATCTGGGATTCAGTGTCCCATTCGGAATAATCAGATCTACCACTACCTCAATTACTTGCCAGTAAAAATGCAATACCCATCA GTTAAATTGGTGGTTGAATGGGAACTGAAGGATGAACTTGACCGAGACCTGTTTTGCTGGAGGATCCCTGTACAGATTTCCAGTTAA